Below is a genomic region from Miscanthus floridulus cultivar M001 chromosome 1, ASM1932011v1, whole genome shotgun sequence.
CAACCTTCTTGGAAGAAAAACGTTGTAGTAATACTTAGCCAAATCTGTTGTTCTCTCTGAGCTAAACTGCTCCAAGGCAACCTTCATGAAGTCTTCATCAGAACTCTTACTCTGAGGAATCAACTTCTCAATATCAGCAAGTTTTTTCTTCTCTTCTGCAGTCCATAACTTCAGAACTCGCTCACCCATTGCACCGAACCCGCAGTTTCTGAAAGCCTGATCACCCAATTGATACTTGACCCTCTTCCAGGCCTCTTTTACACGAACTTCTACGCAGGCCTCAGATCCAGGATGAGAACATTTACAATTGTCATCCTCAGATCCAGGATGAGAACATTTACAATTGTCATCCTCAGATCCAGGATGAGAACATTTCCTTGTCTTTGGTGGCTCCACAATGGGTGGCAGCCTGACCACCGTGCCCATCCTTTGTAAGGTATCTTTATCATTTCTGTAGTTAGCCTTACATTCCTCAGATGGGTCATTATACTCAGGGATAGCAGCTTGACATGTGACAGGGTCTATCCCAATACGTTTCCTCGTTGATTCAAGAAAACTAGATAAGTGACTCAGTTCACCAGCTCTCCTTCCAGAACTCCTTGTGTCTTGTTTGTGATGTCTTTTCTGTTTCTGTCAGCATGCAGAATTGAATTAACAATGAGTTGAACAAAACTTAAAAATGGTAGATGAAAAATTGGAAGGCACCAAACAGTAATAACAACAAATATTTATCAAGACTGCCATTGGAAGCAGGATCAGCGATATATGTTTTTCATTGACAGTAGAGATGGGCACAAAAAATGTTCAGTCTTATGGCAAACAATTTTCACACACATTTCTACTTACTATTACTAGTCAGGAGAACTGGGGTATTGAGACCCTTGATATATGACAATTTAGCAAACCTAAGAACCAATCTACTCATGCATGACCAGGAGCACATATCTACAGCTATGATACCTTATTTCCTGAAGCATGACCAAAAATAAATTATTATGAACTAACATCTGAAAGGGGGATACACAAGCACTTGCACTTGTCATTTGTTAAATCATCTGATTTGACTAACATCGGACAGCGCAGGTCATGGCTCCTTGTATTCTTTCTTCGTTTATCATACATAACCATCGGAGGACACATGATAAGTGATAGAATAAAACATAAAGAAACAACGCCTTGCCCGAATCCTTTTCCTACATAATCAATGAAAATCTAACCATAATAATAATGTAATTAAAAAATATTCCTCCTACGAAGTCACAGTAGACCTTTTACAAATTGCAACGTCAACAATGAGAGTGGTAATAAAACTAGCAATGCAATTTTCCAGTATATATACTAGCTAGGCGTATCATGTGACACAAATATCAGAAAAATCTCAATCAAGGAAATAATAAAATAACAATAACTACACCATCAGAAATCTGAAACAAGGTAACAGTAAAAAAACGTTAATGACAAGGCAGCAGCAGAACTTGACGATGATGGCAACAATTTAACAATATCTTCCACAAACATACAACTCCAGTCAATAGTTTCATCCAATAAAACCACCATCCATCAATGTGACATATAATCTTGACATGGGAACCATGACCAAGATGATTCCATCACAATAATGTGAAAAAATAATAGCACCACTCTCCATTTGATCATCTTAAACATGCTCAAAAGGCAGAATTAGTCATATCAAACAATAACAGAATTACTAACAAGAATAAAAGGCACGAGAAATGAAAGATACAGACAATCTTGGCCCGTCCAACTAATAATGACGTGTACTATTCGGATTCGGACACAGAATCTGACACGAGCAATGAAAGATGCAGACGAACTAATTGCCATCCAGACAGCCGAGAATCTCGCTCTGAAGCAACGGTTTCAGGAAGCGAGACGCATGGAGAGACAACACCTGATAATTCCGTGTCCTAACGAATACAGCGGCATGCAATGGTGACGAGTGAAAGACACCTAACGAAACTTTTTTTCCCGAACGGGAACTACGGCAAACCTGAAAACACTGGCAATATTTGATCCATTTTAGAACAAAACTAGACAAGAGCGCCGCGAAGACGGCGATCCTCGTGCACGCAAATCCCAAGAATTCGAACGCGTCGAGAGAAAAACCCCGCGCGTCGGCCTGGAAAGAGCGTCACCTTGTAGTACGGCGTGTCGGGCTCGGAGCGCACGTGCCGCACCGCCAGGATCACCGCCCCCAGCGGCTCGAAGTCGACGTCGATGCCACGGTTGCGCCCGCGCACCGCCCACAGCTCTCCCGCGGCCGTGCGCCGCAACCACGCCACCACGCCTTCCACGTCcatctgcgccgccgccgccgacgccgagctCCGCGTCGCACGCCTGGGCGACGCGTcctcggccgcggccgcggccgaggTGCCGCTCTTACGCTTCCTGGGACGCTCCGGGGACCCCAGGGGCGCGCCGGAGCCGCCGGGAGGGACGTCGGACCATCCGGGGCGCCGCCTCCGCCGGCGAGGTGTTTGCTGGAATGCGGCGGCGCGGCGTGGTTTTGGAGAGGGGCTTTTGGCGCCCGGGTTGGTGTCCCGCTCTCTTTTTTGCTTGCCGTTGTCTTTGTAGGGGGATGGAGTGGTTTTTTGTGAGGGACGCCGCCTCTAGCGGTGGCTGCCGGCTGGCTGCGCTGCCTTCCTAAATGGGCAACCTCACCATGTGAATGCGCCTTTGGCATGAACATGAGTCATGATAAGTACCACCTCCCCCCTTCCTAAGGGTTCTATGGTGGAAATGATCTGGCCCTTTTTAATTTTGGTGGTGTTTGATTTCACATGAGTCTAGTTTTTCGATGACTTTTGATAAAAGAGATAAGGTGTATAGATAATTTGTCGAATAATATACCTAGAGTGATTAATAGGACCACCGATGCCGCCGCTTGTTTGGTCAGATTTCTAAGAATTTATAGGATAGATTAATAAAATCACGGCGGCCAGTCACTTGTTTGGTtggatttctaagaatttatAGGGCGGATTAATAAAACCACGGCGGCCAACCATGAATGTTGGTCTATGGTCAATGAGTCAGTTATGTTTTGGGTACAACCAATGCTATAAAGCCTATAAAGCCGGTAACGTTTTTGATACAGTAAATGCTATAAAGCTCGTAGAGCCGGTCACGTTTTGGTGGTGCTAGATATCACATGAGTCTAGTTTTCGGTGATTTTTTTATAAAAGAGATATGATAAAGAGATTATTTGCCGAATAAATATACTTAGAGTGATTAATAAGACAATTGcttaactccgcctatggtggggcgcctttggtgtctcagcatagcaggtcccaagccctggtaaaggaggagggttgtgttaggcgtggcgagccaatgtaaaaacttagccactttaatggagatgaaacccgaaagaaaatcgttggggcgtaaccctcttagcgacgcgccatatcggaacccgggtatggtgttaaataggcaagggccgggtcgtcacccccgtgacgcgccgtgtcgtgatctgggcatggtgtcaagtgaccaaagatcgggtcgtcgcttccttagtggcgcgctacatcggcgcccgggtgtagtgaaaaatgagcaagggtcttcgcatctgagtcgatgggtgcgaagggtaaggaagctagtcgaaccaactaggatccgtttaggtagttggaatgtagggtcacttacaggtaagttaagagaattagttgataccacgactaggaggcgtgtaaatatattatgcgttcaagagactaaatggaagggtcagaaggc
It encodes:
- the LOC136455518 gene encoding uncharacterized protein; amino-acid sequence: MVRERDTNPGAKSPSPKPRRAAAFQQTPRRRRRRPGWSDVPPGGSGAPLGSPERPRKRKSGTSAAAAAEDASPRRATRSSASAAAAQMDVEGVVAWLRRTAAGELWAVRGRNRGIDVDFEPLGAVILAVRHVRSEPDTPYYKKQKRHHKQDTRSSGRRAGELSHLSSFLESTRKRIGIDPVTCQAAIPEYNDPSEECKANYRNDKDTLQRMGTVVRLPPIVEPPKTRKCSHPGSEDDNCKCSHPGSEDDNCKCSHPGSEACVEVRVKEAWKRVKYQLGDQAFRNCGFGAMGERVLKLWTAEEKKKLADIEKLIPQSKSSDEDFMKVALEQFSSERTTDLAKYYYNVFLPRRLASLNRTEATTSIDVSPDDEGNNQDDDNKVHRSEEKSKGSGSSSKR